A stretch of Schistocerca nitens isolate TAMUIC-IGC-003100 chromosome 6, iqSchNite1.1, whole genome shotgun sequence DNA encodes these proteins:
- the LOC126263310 gene encoding spore coat protein SP85-like, with protein MLESSTVQMRCETRVNATIHSPTNSPTNSPTNSPTNSPTNSPTNSPTNSPTNSPTNSPTNSPTNSPTNSPTNSPTNSPTNSPTKSPTKSPTKSPTKSPTKSPTKSPTKSPTKSPTKSPTKSPTKSPTKSPTKSPTKSKSND; from the coding sequence AGTGAATGCCACAATCCACTCGCCCACCAACTCGCCCACCAACTCGCCCACCAACTCGCCCACCAACTCGCCCACCAACTCGCCCACCAACTCGCCCACCAACTCGCCCACCAACTCGCCCACCAACTCGCCCACCAACTCGCCCACCAACTCGCCCACCAACTCGCCCACCAACTCGCCCACCAACTCGCCCACCAACTCGCCCACCAAGTCGCCCACCAAGTCGCCCACCAAGTCGCCCACCAAGTCGCCCACCAAGTCGCCCACCAAGTCGCCCACCAAGTCGCCCACCAAGTCGCCCACCAAGTCGCCCACCAAGTCGCCCACCAAGTCGCCCACCAAGTCGCCCACCAAGTCGCCCACCAAGTCAAAATCAAATGACTGA